A region of the Fusobacterium simiae genome:
TGGAATATTACTTTCTATTTCCTTCTTTTCAGGCTTTTTTTCTACTTTCTTTTCTTCAGGTTTTTTCTCTTCAGGCTTCTTTTCTACTTTGGGCTTTGGTGGCTCTGGATTTTGTTTTTCTCTTTCTTGAGTATCTAATACTTTCCCGCCAGGATTTTCAGAAGTTTGTTTAGCAACAAAAGCAATAGGAACGACTTCATTTTTTGGCTCATCTTTTCCTAATTGGTTTGTTTGAATAACTCCAAATCCAAATAATATTATTAAATGAAGTACAAGAGATATTAAAATATATTTTTTCATAGTATCACCTATTCATAGAAAGTTAAGCCCAAATTATCTACACCATTTTCTTTTATTTTAGTTATAACATCCATAATAGTTTGATATTTTAAATTTTTATCAGCAGAAACAGTGGCTTCTTTCACAGATTTTAGATAAGAATCCAAATCTGAAAATTGTACTTGGGTAATCTTTCCATCTTCAGAAATATGATAATTTCCATCTTTATCAATTATAATTTCTATACTTTTATTTTTATCAGTTTGTTGAATAGTAGAGCTAGGTAGATCAATTTGAACAGAACCAAAATTATTAAATGTTGTAGTTACCATAAAAAATATAATTAAAAGAAAAACAACATCTATAAGCGGTGTTAAATCTAATTTAGCTGACTCTCTTTTCTTCTTATACTTACTCATTCTTATCTCCTAAATATATTAATTATATTAGTTACCACATCATCTATTTCATTTTCCATTTTTTCTAATCTTCTGTTTAAATAGTTATAAATAACTATAACTGGAATTGCAATCATAAGACCTGCAGCTGTTGTTAATAATGCTTCAGCAATACCATCTGCAACAATAGCTGCATCCCCAGCACCATATTTTGAAATATTAGTAAATGCTCTAATCATACCTGTAACTGTTCCTAATAACCCAAGCATTGGAGAAATACTTATAACACTTGCTAAAAGATTTAATCTACTTTCATAAGGTGATGTTTCTTGGTTAGTAATTTCTTTTAAGATAAATTCATAATCCTGAACATCTATACCTTTTGGAGCTTTTTGTAAAAATTTTTTAACAGCGGATGCAACACAACTTTTTTTAGTATCACAAAGAGCAACAGCCTCATCTATTTTTTTATTAGTTACTAACGAAAGTATCTCATCTTTAAAATTATTCCCTAAATTTTTTTCATTCCTTGCAAAAAATACAATTCTTTCTAATACAACAGCAAAAGCACCTATGGAAATCACAACTAATAACCATAGGATTGGTCCTCCAACTTCTAAATAATGTAACATAAAATCCTCCTAAAAATTTTATTATAAATATTTTTATAATATATTATTTTATAAGTCAAGATATTTTTTTAAAGAAATATTATTTTTATAAAATTTCTAAAATATATGTTAAAATATACTATATTAATTTTATAAAATTAAGGGAGAGAAAGCAATGAAAATTTTAAAATTATTATCAATTTTTATATTAAGTTTTGTACTATTTGCTTGTGGAGGGGAAAAAACAGAAGAAACTGAGAAAGTAGAGCAAATCTTTTATACAGTTATGCCAAGGCAAGAATACAAACTAGATCCACAATCTTATTCTGGAAATGAAAGAGCATTATTAACACAAATTTTTGAAGGTTTAACTGAACTTAAAACAGATGGAGTTAGGCTTGTAAGTGTACTTAATATAGAACATACTGAAGATTATAAAGAATGGGTATTCACTTTAAGAGATGATTTAAAATGGTCTAATGGAGAAAAAATAACTGCTAACACTTATTTAGATAGTTGGTTAAATACC
Encoded here:
- a CDS encoding ExbD/TolR family protein — translated: MSKYKKKRESAKLDLTPLIDVVFLLIIFFMVTTTFNNFGSVQIDLPSSTIQQTDKNKSIEIIIDKDGNYHISEDGKITQVQFSDLDSYLKSVKEATVSADKNLKYQTIMDVITKIKENGVDNLGLTFYE
- a CDS encoding MotA/TolQ/ExbB proton channel family protein — its product is MLHYLEVGGPILWLLVVISIGAFAVVLERIVFFARNEKNLGNNFKDEILSLVTNKKIDEAVALCDTKKSCVASAVKKFLQKAPKGIDVQDYEFILKEITNQETSPYESRLNLLASVISISPMLGLLGTVTGMIRAFTNISKYGAGDAAIVADGIAEALLTTAAGLMIAIPVIVIYNYLNRRLEKMENEIDDVVTNIINIFRR